DNA from Geobacter sulfurreducens PCA:
CGTGGACCGTGGGCTACTCGCCCGGGTAGAGCAGGTGGCCGGTTCATCCTTTGCCATGATGGAGTACGGCGTGGCCATCGAGCACCTGAAGCGGGCCGCGGTCCCCTTCGAGTACCCGGTCGAGTGGGGTCTCGACCTCCAGACCGAGCATGAGCGTTACCTGACCGAGCAGGTGGTGGGCGGGCCGGTCTTCGTGGTCAACTATCCTCAGGAGATCAAGGCCTTCTACATGCGCCGGAATGACGACGGCAGAACCGTGGCGGCCATGGATCTGCTGGTCCCCAAGGTGGGCGAGATCATCGGTGGCAGCCAGCGGGAGGAGCGGTACGATCTTCTGGAATCCCGCATGCGCGAGGGCGGCATTGCTCCCGAGAGCCTCTGGTGGTACCTGGACTCCCGCCGCTGGGGCTCGACTCCCCACGCCGGTTTCGGCCTCGGTTTCGAGCGTCTCATTATGTACCTGACCGGCATGGAGAATATCCGCGACGTGATCCCGTTCCCCCGTACCCCGCGCCACGCGGAGTTTTGAGAATCATAGCATAGTACGTTCCGGAGCTCGCACCATGTTCGTTCACTCGCTCTGTCTTCACCTTCACCTGCCGAGCCATTCCCTCAAGGGGAAGCGGGGGATCGTCAAGAGCATCCTGGCCCGGGCGAGGCAGGACTTCAACGTGTCCGCCGCCGAGGTGGACCTCCAGGATGTCCCGGACGAGGCGGTGCTCGCCTTCGCAACGGTCACGGGTGACCGGTCTCCCGGCCGGCATCTCCTTGAACGCCTGGAGGACCGGATCGCCGAGGAGCGCCCCGACGTTACTATTGTTGCGGCCGAGTTCGAGGAGCGCTGACCCCGCTGGACGGCTCGTCGGCACAGAACGGATAAAGAGGACCGATTTTATCTTTTTTGGGTTGACCTTTTTTGGATTCATGGTAAGGTTGAGACCGTGCCCGTTGGCATGTGATCCAATCAAGACCTGTCAAGGAGGAAGCAACCATGGCCTATGAAGCAAAAGACTATTCGAAACTGATCGGGATGGCGGGATTCAGCGAGGCTCTCCTGAAGAACCATTTCACCCTTTATCAGGGTTATGTGACCAATACGAACAAGGTGCTCGACATCCTCGCCAAAATGCTCGCCGACGGTGCCACTGCCACTCCCGAGTATGCGGAGCTGAAGCGGCGCCTGGGATGGGAGTTCAACGGCATGCGGCTCCACGAGTTCTATTTCGAGAATCTCGGCGGCAACGGTGCCATCGACCAGGCCGGCAAGCTGGCCGCGAAAATTGTTGCCGACTTCGGCAGCTATGAGGCGTGGGAGAAGGATTTCCGGGCCACCGGCGCCATGCGGGGTATCGGCTGGGCAGTGCTCTACCAGGATTCGGCCACCGGCAAGCTCATTAACTTCTGGGTCAACGAGCACGACGTTGCTCATCCGGCCGGCTGCACTCCCATCCTGATCATGGATGTCTTCGAGCATGCCTTTATGCTCGATTACGGTCTCAAGCGTCCCGACTACATCGAGGCCTTCTTCAAGAATATCGACTGGAAGGCCGCCGAGGCACGGTTGAAATAACCCAGTTCAGATCGGACACAGGGGGCGCTTACGGCGCCCCCTTTTTTCTTCCGGCAATCGGGAGCGTGCCGACCGGCCGCGGCGGGACCACAGGAGGTGACAGCCATGAAAGGACTCATCATCAGTGCCGACCAGTTCGAGGATTCTGAACTTCTCATCCCCTACTACCGCCTGCTGGAAGAGGGGATTCCGGTCCGGATCGCGGCCCCGGCCCGCGGCACCATCACGGGCAAGCACGGCTATGCGGTGACAGCTGACCTGGCGCTTGCCGAGGTCGCTGCCGACGACTACACCATCCTCATTCTGCCGGGGGGAAAAGCACCTGCTGCCGTGAGGCGGGAGCCGGCGGCCCTGGAGATATGCCGGAGTTTCTTTGCCCATGTCAGGCCGGTAGCCGCCATCTGTCACGGTCCCCAGACGCTGGTCAGCGCCGGACTCCTGTCGGGCAGGCGCGCCACCTGCTACCGCTCGGTGGCCGATGAGCTGCGCGGCGCGGGCGCCCTCTACGAGGATAGTGAAGTGGTGGTGGACGGCAACCTGATCACCTCCCGCGAGCCGGCGGATCTTCCGGCCTTCATGCGGGAGATAATGAAAAAGCTGAAGGGATAGGGGGGCGCGACATGAAACGGCTTCTGCTGATTGTCATGGTCTTATTCGTGGGAGTGGTGCCTGCCCTGGGAAACGGCGCGGGTGAAAAGGTGGAATTCCGTGCCACTATCGGAGACGATGGCGTGCAGCGGGTGCGGATAGTCGGGGGCGAGTACTACTACCGGCCCAACCATATCATCGTCAAGGTGAATGTGCCGGTTGAGATCACGGCAACCAACGACTCCCGCGTCGTTCCCCATGACCTGATCGTGAAGGCGCCGGAGGCGGGCATGGATTTTCGCATCGATCTGAAGAAGGATGCACAGGCGGTCCGCTTCACACCCACCAAGGTGGGGGTCTATCCCATGTACTGCGACAAGAAGCTTCTTTTCTTCGCCAGCCATCGCGAAAAGGGGATGGAGGGGGTCATCGAGGTGGTTGAGTAGATTGCCGACCGGTGGTATGGTGTTGCGATGCGCCGGCACCGCATCCGGCCGCCACTTTCTCCGTTCGGAGTCCATGCCATGGGTCATGAGGATCTGCAGAAACTGAAAATCGACAAAGCGGCGGCACTCCGCCCCGCTGCCCGGCGCAGGCCCCTCTACTGGATCGGGGCGGCCGTTGCCCTTGCGCTGCTGCTGGTCCTGTTCGCAACCGGCGTTCTCACTCCGGCCGTGACCGTTGAAACCGGCACGGTGACCCAGGTGTACCCGTCCCAGACCTTTACCCTGCTCAACGCCAGCGGATACGTGGTGGCCCAGCGTAAGGCGGCCGTTGCTGCGAAGCTCACTGGCCGGCTGGTCTGGCTCGGCGTAGAGGAGGGGAGCAGGGTCCGCAAAGGAGATGTGCTGGCCCGGCTGGAGAGCGACGATGCCGCTGCCGGCCGGGATCAGGCGGCCGCCAACCTGGGCACGGCCCGGGCGAGCCTGGACCAGGCCCGGGCCGAGCTGACCGATGCCAGCCAGGCCTATGAGCGGCAGAAGCAGCTCGTGCGCGAGGGGATCGTGGCAAAGGCCGATTTTGACGCGGCAGAGGCCCGCTTCCTCCGGGCCCGGGCCGCAGTGACCGCCGCCGAGTCATCAATCCGCGCCGCCTCGGCCGCCCTGCGAGGGGCGGAGGTGAACCTGGAGTATTCCCTCATCCGCGCCCCCTTCGATGCCGTGGTCCTGACCAAGAATGCGGACGTGGGCGACATCGTCACCCCCATCGGCGCCGCTGCCGACGCCAAGGCCGCCGTGGTCAGCATCGCAGACTTGGCATCGCTCCAGGTAGAAGCGGATGTTTCTGAATCCAACTTGGCCAAGGTCAAGGAGGGACAGCCGTGCGAGATCCAGCTCGACTCTTTGCCGGATGAGCGCTTCCGGGGCTTCGTCCACATGATCGTCCCCACGGCTGATCGCTCCAAGGCGACAGTTCTGGTGAAGGTCCGCTTTGAGAAACTTGACCCTCGTATCCTCCCCGAGATGAGCGCCAAGGTGGCATTTTTGGAGCGGCCGGTGGCCGCGGGGGAAGAGAAGCCGAAGACCGCCGTGAATCCTGCCGCCGTGGCCGATCGGGACGGCCGCAAGGTCCTTTTCGTTCTGAAGGGAGACCGGGTGGCCGCCGTGCCCGTGACCCTCGGCGCCCGCCAGGGAGACATGGTGGAGGTTGTCTCCGGCGCCAAGGCCGGGGACAGGATCGTCGTCAAGCCCCTGGACAAGCTCAAGGACGGCACCCGCGTCAAAACGGCGGAGAAGTAGATGAGCGAAACGCGGGAACCCATCGTCGCCATCCGCAATCTTTCCAAGTCCTACCGCCGGGGGGCGCAACTGATCCCGGTC
Protein-coding regions in this window:
- a CDS encoding efflux RND transporter periplasmic adaptor subunit, which produces MGHEDLQKLKIDKAAALRPAARRRPLYWIGAAVALALLLVLFATGVLTPAVTVETGTVTQVYPSQTFTLLNASGYVVAQRKAAVAAKLTGRLVWLGVEEGSRVRKGDVLARLESDDAAAGRDQAAANLGTARASLDQARAELTDASQAYERQKQLVREGIVAKADFDAAEARFLRARAAVTAAESSIRAASAALRGAEVNLEYSLIRAPFDAVVLTKNADVGDIVTPIGAAADAKAAVVSIADLASLQVEADVSESNLAKVKEGQPCEIQLDSLPDERFRGFVHMIVPTADRSKATVLVKVRFEKLDPRILPEMSAKVAFLERPVAAGEEKPKTAVNPAAVADRDGRKVLFVLKGDRVAAVPVTLGARQGDMVEVVSGAKAGDRIVVKPLDKLKDGTRVKTAEK
- a CDS encoding type 1 glutamine amidotransferase domain-containing protein: MKGLIISADQFEDSELLIPYYRLLEEGIPVRIAAPARGTITGKHGYAVTADLALAEVAADDYTILILPGGKAPAAVRREPAALEICRSFFAHVRPVAAICHGPQTLVSAGLLSGRRATCYRSVADELRGAGALYEDSEVVVDGNLITSREPADLPAFMREIMKKLKG
- a CDS encoding DUF503 domain-containing protein, which codes for MFVHSLCLHLHLPSHSLKGKRGIVKSILARARQDFNVSAAEVDLQDVPDEAVLAFATVTGDRSPGRHLLERLEDRIAEERPDVTIVAAEFEER
- a CDS encoding superoxide dismutase; the encoded protein is MAYEAKDYSKLIGMAGFSEALLKNHFTLYQGYVTNTNKVLDILAKMLADGATATPEYAELKRRLGWEFNGMRLHEFYFENLGGNGAIDQAGKLAAKIVADFGSYEAWEKDFRATGAMRGIGWAVLYQDSATGKLINFWVNEHDVAHPAGCTPILIMDVFEHAFMLDYGLKRPDYIEAFFKNIDWKAAEARLK